The Planktothrix agardhii NIES-204 genomic interval GTATCGAAATTATGGCTCTAGTTTTGTTCAACAGTTATTAAAATATTCCTGGTTTAATCAATTATTTTTTAACCTTTTAGCCACCCCAAAAACCGTTAGAAAAGTATTATTACAAGCCTACAAACGAGATGAAGCTGTTACAGATGAATTGGTAGAAATGTTATTAAAACCCGCCCAAGATCAAGGAGCAGTTGAGGTTTTTGCCGCCTTTACGCGCTATTCTCATGGGCCATTACCGGAGGATTTATTGCCAAAATTACCTTGTCCAGCCATAATATTATGGGGAACCGATGATCCTTGGGAACCGATAGAAATTGCTGAACAATTCAAACAATATTCAACGGTTAAACAGTTTATTAGATTAGAAGGAGTCGGTCATTGTCCCCAAGATGAAGCCCCAGAATTAGTCAATCCTATTTTATTAAAGCGGATTGCTCTATACTAAAATTGTGTCTATAATGCGTTAATTCACTCTTAACTATGTCCCTAAAAAGACGTCAATTTCTATTGTTAGCGAGCTTGAGCACTGCTGGTTTTATCGGATTAGGAGCTACTCGAAAAATCCTGAGCCTTCCTGAGATTCCTAAACAACAAATTTCCCAGGGAGACGGTGCAATGCCGCAAGGCGGCGACTACGCCATCGCACCTATGCCTGAAGATAAACCCCTATTTCGTTTTGTCACTATTGGAGATGTAGGAACGGGAGAAACAGAACAATATGAAGTCGCAAATGCTATGGTTCGCTATCATCAAAATCATCCTTTTAAAGTAGTCACTTTACTCGGAGATAATATTTATACTAATGGTGAAATTGAAAAAATCAAGGATGTATTTGAAAAACCCTATCAATCTTTACTAGAACAAAGCGTTAAATTTTATGCCTGTTTAGGAAACCATGATATCAGAACAGAAAATGGTAATCGACAGGTGACTTATCCTTTATTTAATATGCAGGGTCGTTACTATACATTCAAATATGATCCTGTACAATTTTTTGTTTTAGATGCGAATGATAATGCCGATTGGGACAAACAAATACCTTGGTTAGAAGACCAACTTCAACGGAATAAAACTCCTTGGAAAATTGTTTATAGTCATTTTCCCATGTATTCTTCTGGGTTATATGGTGTGAACAAAATATTGATTAATCGCTTAACTCCTTTATTTAAAAAATATGGGGTTCAACTCTATATGAATGGTCATGAACATAATTATGAACGTACC includes:
- a CDS encoding metallophosphoesterase, encoding MSLKRRQFLLLASLSTAGFIGLGATRKILSLPEIPKQQISQGDGAMPQGGDYAIAPMPEDKPLFRFVTIGDVGTGETEQYEVANAMVRYHQNHPFKVVTLLGDNIYTNGEIEKIKDVFEKPYQSLLEQSVKFYACLGNHDIRTENGNRQVTYPLFNMQGRYYTFKYDPVQFFVLDANDNADWDKQIPWLEDQLQRNKTPWKIVYSHFPMYSSGLYGVNKILINRLTPLFKKYGVQLYMNGHEHNYERTQPIHGTTYLVNGNGGANIRPVGSSEWTAKAASTLGFTAIEVYADRMIIQAIDTNDQVFDQEIIRL